In Chelmon rostratus isolate fCheRos1 chromosome 20, fCheRos1.pri, whole genome shotgun sequence, a single window of DNA contains:
- the htr5ab gene encoding 5-hydroxytryptamine (serotonin) receptor 5A, genome duplicate b yields MTYPNTSILTANFSGALDGHDSGGNIYRPFSVFSVLTLTLLAMLVVATFVWNLLVLVTILRVRTFHRVPHNLVASMAISDVMVAALVMPLSLVHELNGRLWKLGRVLCQVWISFDVLCCTASIWNVTAIALDRYWSITRHLQYTLKTRKKISNVMIALTWLLSSIISLSPLFGWGETYSEGMKCQVSQEPSYTIFSTFGAFYLPLCVVLFVYWKIYKAAKFRIGSRKTNTITPMAEVKEETQQPQMVFTVRHATVTFQTDGDTWREQKEKKAALMVGILIGVFVLCWIPFFITELIVPLCSCDIPPIWKSIFLWLGYSNSFFNPLIYTAFNKNYNNALRNLFSRQR; encoded by the exons ATGACGTATCCCAACACCAGCATACTGACGGCCAACTTCAGCGGAGCTCTGGACGGCCATGACTCTGGGGGAAACATCTACCGACCCTTTTCCGTTTTTAGCGTGCTCACCCTTACGTTACTGGCAATGCTGGTGGTGGCCACCTTCGTGTGGAACTTGCTGGTGCTCGTGACCATCCTGAGGGTGAGGACATTCCACCGGGTGCCCCACAACCTTGTGGCTTCCATGGCCATCTCCGACGTGATGGTGGCCGCCCTGGTCATGCCGCTCAGCCTCGTCCACGAGCTGAACGGCAGGCTGTGGAAACTGGGCCGCGTGCTGTGCCAGGTGTGGATCTCCTTCGACGTGCTCTGCTGCACGGCCAGCATCTGGAACGTGACGGCCATCGCGCTGGACCGCTACTGGTCCATCACCAGGCACCTGCAGTACACACTCAAGACACGTAAAAAGATCTCCAATGTGATGATCGCCCTCACGTGGCTGCTGTCCTCCATCATTTCCCTGTCGCCTCTCTTCGGCTGGGGGGAGACTTACTCAGAGGGGATGAAGTGTCAGGTGAGCCAGGAGCCGTCCTACACGATCTTCTCGACCTTCGGAGCATTTTACCTGCCGCTTTGCGTGGTGCTGTTCGTTTACTGGAAGATCTACAAGGCTGCCAAGTTCCGGATTGGATCCCGCAAGACCAACACAATCACACCCATGGCTGAG GTaaaggaggaaacacagcagccCCAGATGGTGTTTACCGTGCGCCACGCCACCGTGACCTTCCAGACAGATGGGGACACATGGCGCgagcagaaggagaaaaaggcAGCGCTGATGGTAGGCATTTTGATTGGCGTGTTTGTACTTTGCTGGATTCCCTTCTTCATCACCGAGCTCATTGTCCCGCTGTGCTCCTGCGACATCCCGCCCATCTGGAAGAGCATCTTCCTGTGGCTGGGGTACTCCAACTCCTTCTTTAATCCGCTCATATACACCGCCTTTAATAAGAACTACAACAATGCCCTGAGGAACCTCTTCTCCCGGCAGCGCTGA